In one Buchnera aphidicola (Uroleucon sonchi) genomic region, the following are encoded:
- a CDS encoding BolA family protein — translation MIVKKIKQCLKSTINTNFIKIYNNSRFHHHSVQDLTHIKIIIISNDFINQNIIDRHRLIFSKLFKIKKIYSLTLHAYTVSEWKDKRCLINNDPKCYKK, via the coding sequence ATGATCGTAAAAAAAATAAAACAATGTTTAAAATCTACAATAAATACTAATTTTATCAAAATTTATAATAATAGCCGTTTCCATCATCATTCCGTACAAGATCTCACTCATATCAAAATAATTATTATTAGTAATGATTTTATAAATCAAAATATAATTGATAGACATCGTCTAATTTTTTCTAAACTATTTAAAATTAAAAAAATATATTCATTAACATTACATGCTTATACTGTAAGTGAATGGAAAGATAAAAGATGTCTAATAAATAATGATCCTAAATGTTATAAAAAATAA